One genomic window of Bradyrhizobium sp. B124 includes the following:
- a CDS encoding long-chain fatty acid--CoA ligase, with translation MKLTQALISAVQLRKDAPGTIHAGRSRSWKEIGRRVACAAGGLRRLGVEAGDRVAILAHNSDLYIEALYAIAWAGAVAVPLNTRWAVAENAYAIDDSTPKLLLVDKAFAEIASSLRGAKSLTAMVYLDEGQVPGGMQGYDELVANAPIEDASGAYNDLAGIFYTGGTTGFPKGVMLSHANIIYESLVWIYALRFREDTRYLHSAGMFHLAGTSPMIALTLVGGTHVTIPKFEPELAMRTIAEHRVDYCLFVPTMLNMMLNHPSFGTYDLSSVRDCEYGASPMPDALLVKLMRVLPSWRFHQGYGMTESAALATILPWEYHALEGPLAGKRKSAGRAAPGVEVRIIDLAGNEVPRGTVGEIAIRGAGVMLGYWRKPEESARVLRNGWLHTGDGAWMDEDGFVYIVDRLKDMIVSGGENVYSGEVENAIFQHEQVRECAVIAVPDPQWGEAVHAIVVPKDGARLDSDMVIAHCRTLIAGYKCPRSVDIRLEPLPLTGSGKIMKSALREEKWQGYTRSVN, from the coding sequence ATGAAGCTGACGCAGGCGCTCATCTCGGCGGTGCAGTTGCGCAAGGATGCGCCCGGCACCATCCATGCGGGACGGTCGCGAAGCTGGAAGGAGATCGGCCGTCGCGTCGCCTGCGCCGCGGGCGGGCTGCGGCGGCTCGGCGTCGAGGCCGGCGATCGCGTTGCGATCCTCGCGCACAACAGCGACCTCTATATCGAGGCGCTCTATGCCATCGCCTGGGCCGGTGCGGTCGCAGTGCCGCTCAACACCCGCTGGGCGGTCGCCGAGAATGCCTATGCGATCGACGATTCCACGCCAAAACTGTTGCTGGTCGACAAGGCCTTTGCCGAGATCGCATCAAGCCTGCGTGGCGCGAAATCACTCACCGCGATGGTCTATCTGGACGAGGGACAGGTTCCCGGCGGCATGCAGGGCTATGACGAGCTTGTTGCGAACGCGCCGATCGAGGATGCCTCCGGCGCCTACAACGATCTCGCAGGCATCTTCTACACCGGCGGCACTACCGGCTTCCCCAAGGGCGTGATGCTGTCGCATGCCAACATCATCTATGAATCGCTGGTCTGGATCTATGCGCTCCGTTTCCGCGAGGACACGCGGTATCTGCACTCGGCTGGCATGTTCCATCTGGCCGGCACCTCGCCGATGATCGCGCTGACTTTGGTCGGGGGTACCCATGTCACGATCCCGAAATTTGAGCCCGAGCTCGCGATGCGGACCATCGCCGAGCACAGGGTAGACTACTGCCTGTTCGTGCCGACCATGCTCAACATGATGCTCAATCATCCGTCGTTCGGCACGTATGATCTGAGCAGCGTCAGGGATTGCGAATATGGCGCCTCTCCGATGCCGGATGCGCTGCTGGTCAAGCTGATGCGCGTGCTGCCGAGCTGGCGCTTTCACCAAGGGTACGGCATGACCGAGAGCGCGGCGCTGGCGACGATCCTGCCGTGGGAGTACCACGCGCTCGAAGGACCGCTGGCGGGAAAGCGCAAATCGGCAGGGCGGGCGGCGCCGGGCGTCGAAGTCCGCATCATCGATCTCGCGGGCAACGAGGTGCCGCGCGGCACGGTCGGCGAGATCGCGATCCGCGGCGCCGGCGTGATGCTCGGATACTGGCGCAAGCCGGAAGAGAGCGCGCGAGTGCTGCGCAACGGCTGGCTGCACACCGGCGACGGCGCCTGGATGGACGAGGACGGCTTTGTCTATATCGTCGACCGCCTCAAGGACATGATCGTCTCCGGCGGCGAGAACGTCTATTCCGGCGAGGTGGAGAACGCCATCTTCCAGCACGAGCAAGTCAGGGAATGCGCCGTCATTGCGGTGCCCGATCCGCAATGGGGCGAGGCGGTGCATGCGATCGTCGTGCCGAAGGACGGTGCGCGGCTCGATTCCGACATGGTGATCGCGCATTGCCGCACCCTGATCGCGGGCTACAAATGCCCGCGCTCGGTCGACATCCGTCTCGAGCCGTTGCCGCTGACCGGCTCCGGCAAGATCATGAAGTCGGCGCTACGCGAGGAGAAGTGGCAGGGCTATACG
- a CDS encoding ABC transporter substrate-binding protein: MRKPIVTLAVWAFALTGALGTANAQKAYGPGVSDTEILLGANAPYSGPASIYASFPKTMLAYFTMLNETGGINGRHINFVTRDDAYSPPKTVEVTRALVENDKVLAIMAPFGTPTNAAIQKYLNSNGVPQLLVQSGGTRWNDPKQFPWTTPYSPTYVNESRIIARYVLREKPDAKIGVLLQADDIGKDFVLGLKEGLGAKADTMIVKEAMYQSTEPTIDSQIVNLKASGADTILIAAQNKFASMAIRKIHELGWKPLIFLGSTANSIAGVLVPAGIEASTGILTTTSYKTPNDPAWANDKGMADYLAFAAKYMPGMDPNDVIAVTGYTTAQLGAIILQRCGDNLTRENVLKQATNLSGIELPMLLPGITIQTTPQDYAAITERRFARFDGKTWVLFGDIVGAGAAKD; the protein is encoded by the coding sequence ATGCGGAAGCCAATCGTCACGCTTGCCGTGTGGGCGTTCGCGCTCACCGGCGCGCTCGGAACAGCGAACGCCCAGAAGGCCTATGGGCCCGGGGTCAGCGACACCGAGATCCTGCTCGGCGCCAATGCGCCCTACAGCGGACCGGCGTCGATCTATGCGAGCTTCCCGAAGACCATGCTCGCCTATTTCACGATGCTGAACGAGACAGGCGGCATCAACGGCCGCCACATCAATTTCGTAACCCGCGACGACGCCTATAGCCCGCCAAAGACCGTCGAGGTGACGCGCGCGCTGGTCGAGAACGACAAGGTGCTCGCGATCATGGCGCCGTTCGGCACGCCGACCAACGCCGCGATCCAGAAATACCTCAACAGCAACGGCGTCCCGCAGCTCCTGGTGCAGAGCGGCGGCACGCGCTGGAACGATCCCAAGCAGTTTCCCTGGACGACGCCCTACTCGCCGACCTACGTCAACGAATCCCGGATCATCGCGCGCTACGTCCTGCGCGAGAAGCCGGACGCCAAGATCGGCGTGCTCTTGCAGGCCGACGACATCGGCAAGGATTTCGTCCTCGGCCTGAAGGAAGGGCTTGGCGCCAAGGCCGACACGATGATCGTCAAGGAGGCGATGTATCAGTCGACCGAGCCCACGATCGACTCGCAGATCGTGAATCTGAAGGCGTCAGGCGCCGACACCATCCTGATCGCCGCGCAAAACAAATTCGCTTCGATGGCGATCCGCAAGATTCACGAGCTCGGCTGGAAGCCGCTGATCTTCCTCGGCTCGACGGCGAATTCGATTGCCGGCGTGCTGGTGCCGGCGGGGATCGAGGCCTCCACCGGCATCCTGACCACGACCTCTTACAAGACACCCAACGATCCGGCCTGGGCCAATGACAAGGGCATGGCCGACTATCTCGCCTTCGCCGCCAAATACATGCCGGGGATGGACCCGAACGACGTGATCGCCGTGACCGGCTACACCACGGCCCAGCTCGGCGCGATCATCCTGCAGCGCTGCGGCGACAATCTCACGCGGGAGAATGTGCTGAAGCAGGCCACCAACCTCAGCGGCATCGAGCTGCCGATGCTGCTTCCGGGCATCACGATCCAGACCACGCCGCAGGATTACGCGGCGATCACCGAGCGCCGCTTCGCCCGCTTCGACGGCAAGACCTGGGTGCTTTTCGGCGACATCGTGGGCGCGGGCGCGGCCAAGGACTGA
- a CDS encoding acyl-CoA thioesterase domain-containing protein: MDGQDIHAAEGNEAACDPWDDKAAEALVSLETIAPLRYRSRFGDGNLNGRSYGGQILGQAMMAATLSAPEDRPAAMLQLLFLRGADPTRRITFDAEVLQDGKRFSSRHIVGSQGDGRTVLSAQATFCAAQPGPRHAAPFAPPEDPESLPDLTMIPDELMAQLRPLGPYSPHIKPSMDFRIPEIERQLSAATAEPRLRFWIRCRQPLAAGSRAQAAVFAYLSDWWLNFSSVGGHLRELQSRAPLYLSSLNHCIWFHRAFSPDAWMHVETESPCADGGRGLSIARIHDLDGSMLATSIQETLMVHQDGDA; this comes from the coding sequence ATGGACGGGCAAGACATCCACGCCGCGGAGGGTAATGAAGCCGCGTGCGATCCGTGGGACGACAAGGCAGCTGAGGCGCTGGTCTCGCTCGAGACCATTGCCCCGCTGCGCTATCGCAGCCGCTTCGGCGACGGCAACCTCAACGGGCGCTCTTACGGCGGCCAGATCCTCGGCCAGGCCATGATGGCCGCAACGCTCAGCGCGCCCGAAGATCGCCCGGCGGCGATGCTCCAGCTCTTGTTCCTGCGCGGCGCCGATCCCACCCGGCGCATCACCTTTGACGCGGAGGTTCTGCAGGACGGCAAGCGGTTCTCCTCCCGCCATATCGTCGGCAGCCAGGGGGACGGCCGTACCGTGCTGAGCGCGCAGGCTACGTTCTGCGCAGCCCAGCCGGGCCCGCGACACGCAGCGCCGTTTGCGCCGCCGGAAGATCCCGAAAGCCTGCCCGATCTGACCATGATCCCCGATGAGCTGATGGCGCAGTTGCGGCCGCTCGGTCCTTATTCGCCGCACATCAAGCCCAGCATGGATTTCCGCATCCCCGAGATCGAACGTCAGCTCTCGGCCGCGACGGCAGAGCCGCGCCTGCGCTTCTGGATCAGATGTCGGCAGCCGCTCGCCGCCGGTTCCCGCGCCCAGGCCGCGGTGTTCGCCTATCTCTCGGATTGGTGGCTCAACTTCTCCAGCGTCGGCGGCCATCTCCGCGAGCTGCAGTCACGCGCGCCGCTCTATCTGTCGAGCCTCAACCATTGCATCTGGTTTCATCGTGCATTCTCGCCCGACGCCTGGATGCATGTCGAGACCGAGAGCCCATGCGCAGATGGCGGCCGCGGGCTGTCGATCGCCCGCATCCATGACCTCGATGGGTCGATGCTCGCGACCTCGATCCAGGAAACCCTGATGGTGCATCAGGATGGCGATGCGTAG
- a CDS encoding TonB-dependent siderophore receptor, producing the protein MLADLSSAVTPASAQSSVPLPPVTVEQPTQKRKPAASSARSAQRTQSAAAARQRSRNAQPTPPTPSERAAAAAAELNEAKLHYRAMPSSTTLRSGASPLDTSQTVNVVPEQVLKDQLPRNLDDALANVSGVTQGNTLAGTQDAVMRRGFGDNRDGSIMRNGMPLVQGRSLDAAVESVEVLKGPASLLYGIMDPGGIVNTISKRPELYQHGSVTLLGSTYANNKSGADGTIDITGPIGNGGLAYRFIGYGVSEDYWRNFGRHREMLVAPSLAWYGDNTTVQLNYEHREFITPFDRGTAFDPVTKAPLAIPAMRRLDEPFNNVWGTSDLMQASVEHRLNQDWKLFTAYSYNTETFSANQLRITGINTKTGIETRSNDGTQGSLSNASYGTSYLQGNVWLGGFRNEVLFGGDGQYRTIYRDNLIRQATPSFNFYNPVYGLITPGTTVSAVDSAQTDKLGQWSLFFQDTLHLTERFALVGGVRYIEYDQIAGKGRPFITNTNVSGDKALPLGGAILKLTDEVSLYANYTQSLKPTSTIAPLTGGVVIGSNIAPEEGTQWETGVKFDFNKRISGTLALYDIDKKNVLVSQLNPATSIVEYRTAGKVRSRGVELDVTGRLTDNWSMIGSYGYTDARVTEDPTLAGNALQNVALNTASLYLVYDFGTTLPGRLRLGGGARYVGDRPGDATNSFVLPAYTVADVFATYETKVQTFPVVYQFNVKNLFDTVYYPSAVSNLAVAMGDARRFSLSATVKF; encoded by the coding sequence CTGCTCGCCGACCTCTCCTCGGCGGTGACGCCGGCAAGCGCCCAATCGAGCGTCCCCTTGCCGCCGGTCACGGTCGAGCAACCGACACAGAAGCGCAAGCCCGCAGCCAGTTCGGCGCGGTCGGCACAGCGAACGCAGTCGGCCGCCGCGGCACGGCAGCGCAGCCGGAATGCCCAGCCGACGCCCCCGACACCATCGGAGCGCGCGGCAGCTGCCGCTGCCGAGTTGAACGAAGCCAAGCTGCACTATCGCGCGATGCCGAGCTCGACCACCTTGCGCAGCGGCGCCTCGCCGCTCGACACCTCGCAGACCGTCAACGTCGTGCCGGAGCAGGTGCTGAAGGATCAACTGCCGCGCAATCTCGACGACGCGCTCGCCAATGTCAGCGGCGTCACCCAGGGCAACACGCTGGCCGGCACCCAGGACGCGGTGATGCGCCGCGGCTTCGGCGACAACCGCGACGGCTCGATCATGCGCAACGGCATGCCTCTGGTGCAGGGCCGGAGCCTCGACGCTGCGGTGGAAAGCGTCGAAGTGCTGAAGGGCCCGGCGTCGCTGCTCTACGGCATCATGGATCCCGGCGGCATCGTCAACACGATCAGCAAGCGCCCCGAGCTCTACCAACACGGATCGGTGACCCTGCTCGGCTCGACCTACGCCAACAACAAGAGCGGCGCCGACGGCACCATCGACATCACCGGCCCGATCGGCAATGGCGGCCTCGCCTATCGCTTCATCGGCTACGGCGTGAGCGAGGACTATTGGCGCAATTTCGGCCGCCACCGCGAAATGCTGGTCGCGCCGTCGCTGGCCTGGTACGGCGACAACACCACGGTGCAGCTCAATTACGAGCACCGCGAGTTCATCACGCCGTTCGACCGCGGCACCGCGTTCGATCCCGTGACCAAGGCGCCGCTGGCGATCCCCGCGATGCGCCGGCTCGACGAGCCGTTCAACAACGTGTGGGGCACCTCCGACCTGATGCAGGCCTCGGTCGAGCACCGGCTGAACCAGGACTGGAAGCTGTTCACGGCCTACAGCTACAACACCGAGACATTCAGCGCCAACCAGCTCCGCATCACCGGCATCAACACCAAGACCGGCATCGAGACCCGCAGCAATGACGGCACGCAGGGCTCGCTCAGCAATGCGAGCTACGGCACCTCCTATCTGCAGGGCAATGTCTGGCTCGGCGGTTTCCGCAACGAGGTGCTGTTCGGCGGTGACGGCCAGTACCGTACGATCTACCGCGACAATCTGATCCGGCAGGCGACGCCGAGCTTCAACTTCTATAATCCGGTCTATGGGCTGATCACGCCGGGCACCACGGTGTCCGCCGTCGACAGCGCCCAGACCGACAAGCTTGGCCAGTGGTCGCTGTTCTTCCAGGACACACTGCATCTGACCGAGCGCTTCGCGCTGGTCGGCGGCGTGCGCTACATAGAATATGACCAGATCGCGGGCAAGGGACGGCCCTTCATCACCAACACCAACGTCTCGGGGGACAAGGCACTGCCGCTCGGCGGCGCGATCCTCAAGCTTACCGACGAGGTCTCGCTGTATGCGAACTACACCCAGTCGCTGAAGCCGACCTCGACCATCGCGCCGCTCACCGGCGGCGTCGTGATCGGCTCCAACATCGCCCCGGAAGAGGGCACCCAGTGGGAGACCGGCGTCAAGTTCGACTTCAACAAGCGGATCTCCGGCACGCTTGCGCTTTACGACATCGACAAGAAGAACGTGCTGGTCTCGCAGCTCAACCCTGCGACCAGCATTGTCGAGTACCGCACCGCCGGCAAGGTCCGCTCGCGCGGCGTCGAACTCGATGTCACCGGCAGGCTGACCGACAATTGGAGCATGATCGGCAGCTATGGCTATACCGATGCGCGCGTCACCGAGGATCCGACGCTCGCCGGCAACGCGCTGCAGAACGTCGCGCTCAACACCGCTTCGCTCTATCTTGTCTATGATTTCGGCACCACCCTGCCCGGCCGGCTGCGTCTCGGCGGCGGCGCCCGCTATGTCGGCGACCGGCCCGGCGACGCCACGAACAGCTTCGTGCTACCGGCCTACACCGTCGCTGATGTCTTTGCGACCTACGAGACCAAGGTCCAGACGTTCCCGGTGGTCTATCAGTTCAACGTCAAGAACCTGTTCGATACCGTCTACTATCCCTCGGCCGTCAGCAATCTGGCCGTGGCGATGGGCGACGCGCGGCGCTTCTCGCTTTCGGCGACGGTGAAATTCTAG
- a CDS encoding extracellular solute-binding protein — protein sequence MATARTAIGLLAALATSAFACVTAHADELTLYSTREANLVEPVVAAFTATTGTKVNTVFVEDSLVKRLTAEGDNSPADVLLTIGLDKTTQLAARGLTQVLASPALVQAVPANLRGGDGQWIALAIRPRVVFASKDNPLAAITYEELADPKWRAKLCMRPAAHQNNVALVAAYLAHHGTDATESWLAGLKANLVHKPNGKDNDVIREIAEGRCDIGIGNTVALAQLRDGREGNDWRAWADAVKAVPTAFAGGGSHVNLTGAAIARHAPHPAAARAFLEFLVTPEAQTIVSTAELEYPVLATAKRAPIVEGIGSFAADALPIDEIAAHQAAAIALIRKAGFDE from the coding sequence ATGGCCACGGCACGGACAGCGATCGGACTGCTGGCCGCCCTGGCGACGTCCGCCTTCGCCTGCGTCACCGCCCACGCCGATGAGCTCACGCTTTATTCGACCCGCGAAGCCAATCTGGTCGAGCCTGTCGTCGCGGCCTTCACGGCAACGACCGGCACCAAGGTCAACACCGTCTTTGTCGAGGACAGCCTGGTCAAGCGACTGACAGCGGAAGGCGACAATTCGCCCGCGGATGTCCTGCTCACCATCGGTCTCGACAAGACGACCCAGCTTGCTGCGCGCGGGCTGACGCAGGTGCTGGCATCACCAGCGCTTGTCCAGGCGGTGCCCGCGAACCTGCGCGGCGGCGACGGCCAGTGGATCGCGCTCGCAATCCGTCCGCGTGTGGTGTTCGCAAGCAAGGACAACCCGCTCGCGGCGATCACCTATGAAGAGCTCGCCGATCCCAAATGGCGTGCCAAACTGTGCATGCGGCCAGCCGCGCACCAGAACAACGTCGCGCTGGTCGCGGCCTATCTTGCGCATCACGGAACAGATGCGACGGAGAGCTGGCTCGCCGGGCTGAAGGCCAATCTCGTCCACAAGCCGAACGGCAAGGACAACGACGTGATCCGCGAGATCGCGGAAGGACGCTGCGACATCGGGATCGGCAACACGGTCGCGCTCGCCCAGCTCCGCGACGGCCGCGAAGGCAATGACTGGCGCGCATGGGCGGACGCCGTGAAGGCGGTGCCGACTGCGTTCGCGGGTGGCGGCAGTCACGTCAACCTGACGGGCGCAGCGATTGCCCGGCACGCACCGCATCCGGCCGCGGCTCGCGCCTTCCTCGAATTCCTCGTCACACCCGAGGCCCAGACGATCGTCTCCACCGCCGAGCTGGAATACCCCGTGCTTGCGACCGCAAAGCGGGCGCCGATCGTGGAGGGAATCGGATCGTTCGCTGCCGATGCTCTCCCCATCGATGAGATCGCCGCGCATCAAGCGGCCGCAATCGCGCTGATCCGAAAGGCCGGATTCGATGAATGA
- a CDS encoding PepSY-associated TM helix domain-containing protein, with protein MNDVRRPIKAALLQVHSLAGLALALLWAVVGITGATMAFEDEIEASLNSHIMRVDASATRRLTPDELVARLQSAGDFGRASAVTMASDPSAAVWIRFARSEGGARPSSVYVDPYDGHLLGSPRGEDFFATVRKLHRWLLLPGDGNGMGRKITGSAAICLIVMLITGLVLRWPHRARSVKMWLKPNLGLRGRGLHRSLHAVIGTWVLPVYLVMTLTGLWYSFEWYKAGANWLLARPQATDATMQPKPTRGAAAATGKGEAKTEAKAEAKPLAFDRVWTMFLQQENNEYGRVLLTLPAGAGTAVRVRSWPRDSSLESVRDEFRIDAITGRVISSDRYADKTFGERVLAGVLDIHRGAILGWPGKLAFMLAAAMMPLFAVTGLLLYLSRRRHRRLARQPMGHLVPGE; from the coding sequence ATGAATGATGTCCGCCGCCCGATCAAGGCCGCGCTGCTGCAGGTCCACTCCCTCGCCGGCCTCGCGCTGGCGCTGCTGTGGGCCGTGGTCGGCATCACCGGCGCGACGATGGCGTTCGAGGACGAGATCGAGGCCAGCCTGAACAGCCACATCATGCGCGTCGACGCCAGTGCGACGCGGCGGCTGACACCGGATGAACTGGTCGCACGGCTGCAGTCGGCCGGCGACTTCGGCAGGGCCTCCGCCGTGACGATGGCGAGCGACCCGTCAGCGGCCGTATGGATCCGCTTCGCCCGCAGCGAAGGCGGCGCGCGGCCGTCCTCGGTCTACGTCGATCCCTATGACGGACATTTGCTCGGCTCGCCGCGCGGCGAGGACTTCTTCGCCACCGTCCGCAAGCTGCATCGCTGGCTGCTGCTGCCGGGGGACGGCAATGGCATGGGACGCAAGATCACCGGGTCAGCCGCGATCTGCCTGATCGTGATGCTGATCACCGGCCTCGTGCTGCGCTGGCCGCATCGCGCGCGCAGCGTGAAGATGTGGCTGAAGCCAAACCTGGGCCTGCGCGGGCGCGGCCTGCACCGCTCGCTGCACGCCGTGATCGGCACCTGGGTGCTGCCGGTCTATCTGGTGATGACGCTGACCGGCCTGTGGTATTCGTTCGAGTGGTACAAGGCCGGCGCCAACTGGCTCCTGGCGCGGCCTCAGGCCACGGATGCGACGATGCAGCCCAAGCCAACACGCGGCGCGGCGGCCGCCACGGGCAAGGGCGAAGCTAAAACCGAAGCGAAGGCCGAAGCAAAGCCGCTCGCCTTCGATCGTGTCTGGACCATGTTCCTGCAGCAGGAGAACAACGAATATGGACGGGTCCTGCTGACCCTGCCGGCCGGCGCGGGCACGGCGGTGCGCGTGCGGTCATGGCCGCGGGATTCGTCGCTCGAGAGCGTGCGCGACGAATTCCGTATCGATGCCATCACCGGACGCGTCATCTCGTCGGATCGCTACGCGGATAAGACGTTTGGCGAGCGTGTCCTTGCCGGCGTGCTCGACATCCACCGCGGCGCCATCCTGGGTTGGCCCGGCAAGCTCGCCTTCATGCTGGCCGCCGCCATGATGCCGCTGTTCGCCGTGACCGGTCTGCTGCTCTATCTGTCCCGTCGCAGGCACCGGCGCCTCGCGCGACAGCCGATGGGCCACCTCGTTCCGGGTGAATGA
- a CDS encoding DUF4269 domain-containing protein: MPLGIAVPGSDIDIVCHAPDPNAFADIVWTHYQSADDFVLYRWATGTRPAIARFVWDGWPFELFGDLRPVDQQQGWIHFEVERRLLALDAGRLRRAVSELRADGLKTEPAFAAVLGIPGDPYRGLLELVAEADAALRARLAACGLG; this comes from the coding sequence CTGCCACTCGGCATTGCCGTGCCGGGCAGCGACATCGATATCGTTTGTCATGCGCCCGATCCGAACGCTTTCGCGGACATCGTTTGGACCCACTACCAATCGGCCGATGATTTCGTGCTCTACCGATGGGCCACGGGAACGCGGCCGGCCATTGCCCGCTTTGTGTGGGATGGCTGGCCGTTCGAACTGTTCGGTGACCTGCGTCCAGTCGACCAGCAGCAGGGCTGGATCCATTTCGAGGTCGAGCGGCGGCTGCTCGCGCTTGATGCCGGACGGCTGCGGCGAGCCGTCAGCGAGTTGCGGGCAGATGGCCTCAAGACCGAGCCTGCGTTCGCTGCCGTGCTCGGGATACCGGGCGATCCCTATCGCGGGTTGCTCGAGCTCGTGGCCGAAGCGGACGCCGCGTTGCGCGCCCGGCTCGCGGCGTGCGGTCTCGGCTGA
- a CDS encoding isocitrate lyase has product MNFQPRGISIQGPASYQSELEAAEALLKTKDTWNGVTAEAVARMRLQNRFKTGLDVARYTAALMRADMAAYDADSTKYTQSLGCWHGFIAQQKLISVKKHFGTTDRRYLYLSGWMIAALRSEFGPLPDQSMHEKTSVPALIEELYTFLRQADSRELNDIFRALDAARKEGDKAKEKALIEKIDNFQTHVVPVIADIDAGFGNAEATYLLAKKMIEAGACALQIENQVSDEKQCGHQDGKVTVPHEVFIAKIRACRHAFLELGVEDGIIVTRTDSLGAGLTQQIAVSHKPGDLGDQYNSFLDCEEVTAANARNGDVILNQNGKMMRPKRLPSNLYQFRPGTGADRCVLDCITSLQNGADLLWIETEKPHIEQIASMVDRIRKVIPNAKLAYNNSPSFNWTLNFRWQVYDAMKEAGQDVSKYNRAELMKVEYDGTPLAIEADERIRTFQADSAKRAGIFHHLITLPTYHTAALSTDNLAKEYFGDQGMLGYVKNVQRAEIRQGIACAKHQNMAGSDIGDDHKEYFAGEAALKAGGVHNTMNQFG; this is encoded by the coding sequence ATGAACTTCCAACCGCGCGGGATCAGCATCCAGGGGCCGGCTTCGTATCAGAGCGAGCTTGAGGCGGCCGAAGCGCTGCTCAAGACCAAGGACACCTGGAACGGCGTCACCGCCGAGGCCGTGGCGCGCATGCGCCTGCAGAACCGCTTCAAGACCGGTCTGGATGTCGCCCGCTACACGGCTGCGCTGATGCGCGCCGACATGGCCGCCTATGACGCCGACAGCACCAAGTACACCCAGTCGCTCGGCTGCTGGCACGGCTTCATCGCCCAGCAGAAGCTGATCTCGGTCAAGAAGCACTTCGGCACGACCGACCGCCGTTACCTCTATCTGTCCGGCTGGATGATCGCTGCGCTGCGCTCCGAGTTCGGACCGCTGCCCGACCAGTCGATGCACGAGAAGACCTCGGTGCCGGCGCTGATCGAAGAGCTCTACACCTTCCTGCGCCAGGCGGATTCGCGTGAGCTCAACGACATCTTCCGCGCGCTCGACGCGGCGCGCAAGGAAGGCGACAAGGCCAAGGAAAAGGCGCTGATCGAGAAGATCGACAACTTCCAGACCCACGTCGTGCCCGTTATCGCCGACATCGACGCCGGCTTCGGCAATGCCGAGGCGACCTACCTGCTCGCCAAGAAGATGATCGAGGCGGGTGCCTGCGCCCTGCAGATCGAGAATCAGGTCTCCGACGAGAAGCAGTGCGGCCACCAGGACGGCAAGGTCACCGTGCCGCACGAGGTGTTCATCGCGAAGATCCGCGCTTGCCGCCATGCATTCCTCGAGCTCGGCGTCGAAGACGGCATCATCGTGACCCGTACCGACTCGCTCGGTGCCGGCCTGACGCAGCAGATCGCCGTGAGCCACAAGCCCGGCGACCTCGGCGACCAGTACAACAGCTTCCTCGACTGCGAGGAGGTGACGGCGGCCAATGCGCGCAACGGCGACGTCATCCTCAACCAGAACGGCAAGATGATGCGTCCGAAGCGTCTGCCCAGCAATCTCTACCAGTTCCGTCCCGGCACCGGTGCGGATCGCTGCGTGCTCGACTGCATCACCTCGCTGCAGAACGGCGCCGACCTGCTGTGGATCGAGACCGAGAAGCCGCATATCGAGCAGATCGCCTCGATGGTCGATCGCATCCGCAAGGTCATTCCGAACGCGAAGCTGGCCTACAACAACTCGCCGTCGTTCAACTGGACGCTCAACTTCCGTTGGCAGGTCTACGACGCGATGAAGGAAGCCGGCCAGGATGTCAGCAAGTACAACCGCGCCGAACTGATGAAGGTGGAATACGACGGCACGCCGCTGGCGATCGAAGCCGACGAGCGTATCCGTACCTTCCAGGCGGATTCGGCCAAGCGCGCCGGCATCTTCCACCACCTGATCACGCTGCCGACCTATCACACGGCTGCGCTGTCGACCGACAATCTCGCGAAGGAGTATTTCGGCGACCAGGGCATGCTCGGCTACGTCAAGAACGTGCAGCGTGCGGAGATCCGTCAGGGCATCGCCTGTGCGAAGCATCAGAACATGGCGGGATCCGACATCGGCGACGATCACAAGGAGTACTTCGCCGGTGAGGCCGCCCTCAAGGCGGGCGGCGTCCACAACACGATGAACCAGTTCGGCTGA